A window of Pirellula sp. SH-Sr6A contains these coding sequences:
- a CDS encoding tRNA dihydrouridine synthase: MSSLAPFPETPLIEGIRPLQIGNVAIGFPVVQAALSGYSDWAMRVLARRMGASYSLCEVMLDQFLVGLKDRRRTQHFLYNTPEEHPVAGQLMGAEPEQFSLGAQKLVEAGFAVIDINFGCPVRKVLGRCRGGFHLSQPTVALEIVKRTRDIVPASIPVTIKMRRGIDDTTESRDRFYEILDGAFAYGIAAITVHGRTVEQRYIGPSRWEFLREVKRHVGDRIILGSGDLFSARDCLRMMQETDVDGVTVARGCIGNPWIFQQARALFAGQPIPPPPSLFEQREVILEHFRLAEELYGEDRAGVPMRKFGIKYSQLHPESLAVRAEFARVKNLQEWKSVLEKWYSEDLPGIYPQYSELESECE; encoded by the coding sequence ATGAGTTCTCTAGCACCTTTTCCTGAAACACCGCTGATCGAAGGGATCCGTCCCCTTCAAATCGGCAATGTCGCCATAGGCTTTCCGGTCGTGCAAGCGGCGTTGAGCGGCTACAGCGATTGGGCGATGCGCGTCCTGGCGCGTCGCATGGGTGCTTCGTACTCTCTTTGCGAGGTCATGCTCGACCAGTTCTTGGTGGGGCTTAAAGATCGAAGGAGGACGCAGCATTTCCTCTACAACACCCCGGAGGAACACCCCGTTGCTGGACAGTTGATGGGCGCCGAACCGGAGCAGTTTTCGTTGGGTGCGCAAAAGCTAGTTGAAGCCGGTTTCGCAGTGATCGATATCAACTTCGGATGTCCTGTCCGAAAGGTGTTAGGGCGTTGTCGTGGTGGGTTTCATCTGAGTCAACCTACGGTGGCGCTGGAGATTGTAAAACGAACACGCGATATCGTTCCCGCTTCGATTCCAGTCACCATCAAAATGCGTCGGGGAATCGACGACACCACAGAGAGTCGAGATCGATTTTATGAGATTCTCGATGGCGCATTCGCGTACGGGATCGCAGCGATCACCGTGCACGGCAGGACGGTGGAACAACGATATATCGGACCGAGTCGTTGGGAGTTTCTCCGTGAGGTCAAACGGCATGTCGGCGATCGAATTATCCTCGGGAGCGGCGATTTGTTCAGCGCACGCGATTGCCTGCGCATGATGCAAGAGACCGATGTCGACGGGGTGACTGTCGCCCGCGGATGTATCGGCAATCCGTGGATATTTCAACAGGCTCGAGCCTTGTTTGCGGGGCAGCCGATCCCTCCCCCGCCAAGTCTGTTTGAGCAGAGAGAGGTCATTCTCGAACATTTTCGCCTCGCCGAAGAGCTATATGGTGAAGATCGAGCCGGAGTTCCCATGCGAAAGTTCGGGATCAAATACTCCCAATTGCATCCCGAGAGCCTCGCGGTGCGAGCCGAATTCGCGCGGGTCAAGAACCTTCAAGAATGGAAGAGCGTTTTGGAGAAGTGGTACTCGGAGGATCTGCCCGGAATCTACCCGCAGTATTCCGAGTTGGAGAGCGAGTGCGAGTAA
- a CDS encoding cation acetate symporter, with the protein MLYEANTLAIIVFVALVGATLGFSFWLGARAKSSAAYFAAGGQIHWFVNGIAFAGDYLSAASFLGICGMIAFYGFDGFLYSIGYLAGWIVALLVIAEPLKRLGKFTFADALDSRFQSRGIQAAAGVSTLIVSLFYLIPQMVGAGTLIKPLLGLEYWHGVVMVGTVVMVIVVTAGMVSTTYVQFLKGGLLVLFSLLLTVLILARGLQVAPAEKLNQTQTIVVDAQDNKTIDGKPLGLGAEESNVKPVGYLKSLPGGMTETGPLGPIRYLSLLAQSEIEITTRKVEKTADGRVETLTPKTYTGSELLTPGNLPSFAGIRGDSWFPKLDFISLMLALFGGTASLPHILIRYYTVKDQAAARKSTIVGITSIGFFYILTLYIGLGAMVSGTLDPTDSNMAAPLLAKSFSNLLFAAVSAIAFTTVLGTVSGLIVAAGGSVAHDIVGGFFGIKLSEHSAIRVAKISSIAIGILAIRFGLAFEGMNVTYLVGWAFAIAASANLPALLMLLFWKGTTKQGLIAGILCGVLVSLAWVLVSPDMFKNMYGLGADKAWVPLSQPGIFTIPMSFLVIYVVSLATRSKASAPSR; encoded by the coding sequence ATGCTCTACGAAGCCAATACCCTCGCCATCATCGTCTTTGTTGCCTTGGTCGGTGCAACACTTGGATTTAGCTTTTGGCTGGGGGCTCGTGCCAAAAGCAGCGCGGCCTACTTCGCCGCCGGTGGCCAGATCCATTGGTTCGTCAACGGAATCGCATTCGCCGGCGATTACCTTTCGGCTGCATCCTTTCTAGGGATTTGCGGCATGATCGCTTTCTACGGATTTGATGGATTTCTGTATTCCATCGGATATTTGGCGGGCTGGATCGTCGCCTTACTCGTCATTGCCGAACCCCTCAAACGCCTTGGAAAGTTCACGTTCGCGGACGCCCTCGACAGCCGCTTTCAATCGCGAGGCATTCAAGCAGCTGCGGGTGTCAGCACGCTGATTGTGAGTCTTTTCTACCTCATCCCGCAGATGGTCGGTGCGGGCACCTTGATCAAGCCGTTGCTCGGGCTCGAGTACTGGCATGGGGTCGTCATGGTGGGGACTGTGGTTATGGTTATTGTGGTAACGGCCGGCATGGTGAGCACGACGTATGTTCAATTCTTAAAGGGTGGTTTGCTGGTCCTCTTCTCCCTCCTGCTCACGGTATTGATCCTGGCGCGCGGTCTGCAGGTCGCCCCTGCGGAAAAACTAAACCAAACACAGACCATCGTTGTGGATGCCCAGGACAACAAAACGATCGATGGCAAACCCCTAGGTTTGGGCGCCGAAGAATCGAACGTCAAGCCTGTGGGCTACCTCAAGAGTTTGCCGGGCGGAATGACCGAAACGGGCCCCCTCGGACCGATTCGATATCTCAGTTTGCTGGCTCAGTCCGAGATCGAAATCACGACGCGCAAAGTGGAGAAGACCGCGGACGGACGAGTCGAAACCTTGACGCCCAAAACGTATACGGGCTCGGAATTGCTCACCCCTGGCAATCTTCCTTCGTTTGCAGGGATCCGTGGCGATAGCTGGTTTCCCAAACTCGACTTCATTTCGCTCATGCTCGCCCTGTTTGGTGGTACCGCTTCGCTGCCGCACATTCTGATTCGGTACTATACGGTCAAAGACCAAGCGGCCGCGAGGAAGAGCACGATCGTCGGGATCACATCGATCGGATTCTTTTACATCCTCACTCTCTATATTGGGCTAGGCGCGATGGTCAGTGGCACACTCGACCCCACCGACTCCAACATGGCCGCCCCGTTGCTTGCGAAGAGCTTCAGCAACCTGCTCTTCGCTGCGGTATCCGCCATCGCCTTCACGACGGTTCTCGGAACCGTCAGCGGGCTCATCGTGGCGGCAGGGGGAAGCGTGGCGCACGACATCGTCGGTGGATTCTTTGGGATCAAACTTTCGGAACACAGCGCGATTCGCGTCGCAAAGATTTCATCGATCGCCATAGGGATTCTGGCCATTCGTTTCGGCCTAGCATTCGAAGGGATGAACGTCACCTATCTCGTCGGCTGGGCCTTTGCCATCGCCGCGTCGGCCAACCTCCCCGCCTTGCTCATGCTCCTGTTTTGGAAAGGAACCACCAAACAGGGACTGATTGCTGGCATTCTCTGCGGAGTCCTCGTTTCGCTCGCTTGGGTCCTCGTGTCGCCCGACATGTTCAAAAACATGTATGGACTGGGAGCGGACAAAGCCTGGGTACCCCTCAGTCAACCTGGTATTTTTACGATCCCCATGAGCTTCCTTGTCATCTACGTGGTTTCCCTCGCCACTCGCTCCAAGGCCTCCGCCCCATCGCGATAG
- a CDS encoding HD domain-containing protein, translating to MSTESTPRSTVSVSPQAARPVAVVDIGATSVRMAIAEIDSIANVRILEEISQVVSLGHDTFSTQKISRKSIEECAVVLRSCRRLMREYGITRPDQMRVVATSAVREATNRLAFIDRMYIATGFEVESLDEAEVNRITYMGVQPLLQSTPQLASVKTVVVEVGSGSTEILVVRGGNVLFSNTYRLGSLRLLEQVDRLNTSIAKQRTIIESQVHRFVHQIYEHVDSDRQIQMVALGGDMRLAANNLNCSSLGQELRSVSLEDLTEFARMVGTLREEDLVARFDLSYADAETLWPSLVSYIHLAREFEVPELHVAETNLRDGLLSDLAVRDAWTAEFRNQIIRSAINLGRKMSFDETHARHVATLSRKLFADLAEEHQLDQRMELILYLAALLHEIGMFINARSHHKHAMYIIRNSELFGLSVKDLLLVALIVRYHRRSSPQPDHEGYATLDRSDRVAVAKLAAILRLAIALDESRSQRINNIRCKRDGDRLIITTHGIEDVSLEQLTVRHSGELFEEVFGMSVFLRSDPG from the coding sequence ATGTCGACCGAATCCACGCCTCGCAGCACCGTCAGTGTCTCCCCGCAGGCAGCAAGGCCCGTGGCGGTCGTCGATATCGGTGCGACCAGCGTTCGGATGGCGATTGCCGAAATCGATTCGATCGCCAATGTCCGGATCTTGGAAGAGATCAGCCAGGTGGTGTCGCTCGGACACGATACTTTCTCGACGCAGAAAATCAGCCGCAAAAGCATCGAGGAGTGCGCGGTTGTCCTCCGCAGCTGCCGCCGTTTGATGCGGGAGTACGGCATCACTCGTCCGGACCAAATGCGAGTCGTCGCTACCAGCGCCGTTCGGGAAGCGACCAACCGATTGGCCTTTATCGACCGCATGTACATCGCGACCGGTTTTGAAGTCGAATCGCTCGACGAGGCCGAAGTCAACCGAATTACCTATATGGGTGTCCAGCCCTTGCTCCAAAGCACCCCCCAACTGGCCTCGGTCAAAACGGTCGTGGTAGAAGTGGGGAGTGGGAGCACCGAGATCTTGGTCGTCCGCGGGGGCAATGTACTATTTTCCAATACCTATCGTTTGGGATCTCTTCGCCTGTTGGAACAGGTCGACCGACTCAATACTTCGATCGCCAAACAACGAACCATTATCGAATCGCAGGTGCATCGGTTTGTTCATCAAATCTACGAGCATGTCGACTCGGATCGACAAATCCAAATGGTCGCGTTGGGTGGAGACATGCGATTGGCGGCGAACAATTTGAATTGTTCCTCCCTTGGACAAGAGTTGCGAAGCGTGTCGTTGGAGGACTTGACCGAGTTCGCGCGGATGGTCGGGACGCTTCGCGAAGAGGATTTGGTCGCTCGTTTTGATTTGAGCTATGCCGATGCAGAGACCTTGTGGCCGTCGTTGGTCAGCTATATCCATTTAGCGAGAGAATTTGAGGTCCCGGAGCTTCATGTTGCCGAAACCAATTTGCGCGATGGTCTTCTGAGCGATCTTGCAGTCCGAGATGCTTGGACGGCAGAATTCCGGAATCAAATCATCCGGTCTGCGATCAATCTGGGTCGCAAGATGTCGTTTGACGAAACTCACGCGAGGCATGTCGCGACCCTTTCTCGCAAACTTTTTGCAGATCTCGCTGAGGAGCACCAGCTCGATCAACGGATGGAGCTGATCCTCTATCTGGCCGCATTGCTGCATGAGATCGGGATGTTTATCAATGCGAGGAGCCATCATAAGCATGCGATGTACATCATTCGCAACAGTGAATTGTTCGGATTGTCCGTCAAGGATTTGCTGCTGGTCGCCCTAATCGTTCGATACCATCGGCGTTCATCACCTCAGCCCGATCACGAGGGCTACGCCACACTGGACCGCAGCGATCGAGTCGCCGTCGCGAAGCTGGCAGCAATCTTGCGATTGGCTATCGCTCTGGACGAGTCGCGATCCCAACGCATCAATAACATTCGATGCAAACGGGATGGCGATCGGCTGATCATTACGACGCATGGGATCGAAGACGTATCTTTGGAGCAACTTACCGTTCGGCACTCCGGCGAGTTGTTCGAGGAAGTCTTCGGGATGAGCGTCTTCCTGCGAAGCGATCCAGGATAA
- a CDS encoding DUF58 domain-containing protein produces MVLLPLIAALLLVGIATGSSWFALATSAMLTTFYLAKTFSEKWADSVRVERTLSTRETEIGDRVRVGLKLTNRSGWRIPWLIIEDLLPKRAMSPPASGLQLGGATTKLLFLGAKQQRIHTYDLLTLRRGFYRIGPTLVETGDLLGLHRKHRILAESDYLLVLPKIVPLEGLEIATRRPMGEMRVHDRILEDPTQMVGIRAYRAGDPLNRVHWKATARTGTLHSRVFQPTSMQGAMLVLDMHRATNPDRNEPIRTDLAVTMAASIAHALYRMNQPFGLITNGRDAAQRYSFQDASGSFADRAAIQSAASSERKLDRLRPIVQAAGTGPELFFELHRTLARLERTDGLRLEDLIAETESRMPRHLAIVFVVQGVDESMSLALGLLRKRGFSVSVILNRHPLDSVEDAAAMLVSQRLPLYLLPSEESIPSVCTNLLLMR; encoded by the coding sequence ATGGTGCTTCTACCGCTGATCGCCGCTTTGCTGCTCGTCGGAATCGCGACGGGTTCAAGCTGGTTTGCGTTGGCGACCAGCGCCATGTTGACGACGTTCTATTTGGCGAAGACGTTTTCGGAAAAGTGGGCCGATAGCGTGCGAGTGGAGCGAACGCTTTCGACACGCGAAACGGAGATCGGCGATCGAGTCCGAGTGGGCTTGAAGCTAACCAATCGAAGCGGTTGGCGGATCCCTTGGCTAATCATCGAGGATCTCTTGCCCAAACGGGCTATGTCTCCACCTGCGAGCGGACTGCAACTGGGAGGAGCGACGACCAAGCTTCTTTTCTTAGGGGCCAAGCAGCAGCGCATTCACACCTACGACCTTCTCACGTTGAGACGAGGCTTTTATCGCATCGGACCGACGCTGGTCGAGACAGGCGATTTGCTGGGGTTGCATCGAAAGCATCGCATCCTCGCTGAAAGCGACTATTTGCTGGTGCTCCCAAAAATCGTTCCGTTGGAAGGACTCGAAATTGCGACTCGGCGTCCGATGGGAGAGATGCGCGTGCATGATCGCATCCTCGAAGACCCAACCCAGATGGTCGGCATTCGCGCGTATCGAGCAGGGGATCCACTGAATCGGGTGCATTGGAAAGCGACTGCGAGAACGGGAACTCTGCATTCACGAGTATTCCAACCCACCTCGATGCAAGGAGCGATGCTCGTTCTCGATATGCACCGTGCTACCAATCCAGACCGCAATGAACCCATTCGAACGGATCTTGCGGTGACGATGGCGGCATCGATCGCTCATGCTCTCTACCGCATGAACCAACCCTTTGGCCTGATTACCAATGGCCGAGATGCAGCCCAGCGTTATTCGTTTCAAGACGCGAGCGGAAGCTTTGCCGATCGGGCTGCGATCCAGTCCGCAGCGAGCTCGGAACGCAAGTTGGATCGACTTCGTCCCATCGTCCAAGCGGCGGGTACAGGCCCCGAGTTGTTTTTCGAGTTGCACCGCACGCTCGCCCGGTTGGAACGAACCGACGGCCTGCGCCTGGAAGATCTGATCGCCGAAACGGAAAGCCGGATGCCACGCCATCTGGCGATTGTCTTCGTCGTACAAGGGGTCGATGAATCGATGTCCCTGGCGCTCGGGTTGTTGCGCAAACGAGGATTCAGCGTATCGGTTATCCTCAATCGCCATCCGCTCGACTCCGTGGAAGATGCCGCGGCGATGCTCGTCTCACAGCGGCTTCCCCTTTACCTCTTACCGAGCGAAGAATCCATTCCTTCCGTTTGCACAAATCTACTCCTCATGCGATGA
- a CDS encoding DUF1080 domain-containing protein, giving the protein MTIRRWTFPKWVLLGLAATFAVAHESFGQDKAPVEALLAARLPAEELEQGWIRLFDGNTMMGWVDAGKANWRVEDGTLVADQGENGLLCTTVPFRNYELQVEFWADESTNSGVFLRTPPKPTDPGKDCFELNIAPVTNAFPTGSFVYRQKVSEQVDAPKSREWHRFQVLLEGDKAKVWLDGKECLSYTDPTNLNKGRIGLQFREGKVAFRNIKLRPIGDTILPGKQEAFLPAVKVEASWGSDGSLTIVGGRGHVETKRQLGNGFVQFAATTLTSNVNSGVFFRCIPGEDMNGYECQLHHGFKADRTDPVDSGTGAIFRRQAARAVLSDEGKKAFVTIVAEGPRIATWVHGVQVVDWEDTRKADPNPRRGLRTEAGSLMLQGHDPASQVRFETLRLGDTD; this is encoded by the coding sequence ATGACCATACGACGCTGGACTTTTCCGAAGTGGGTTCTCTTGGGGTTGGCAGCGACCTTCGCCGTCGCACACGAGTCCTTCGGGCAAGACAAGGCTCCCGTCGAGGCATTGCTCGCCGCGCGACTTCCTGCCGAGGAGTTAGAACAAGGCTGGATTCGCTTGTTCGATGGCAACACGATGATGGGCTGGGTCGACGCCGGGAAGGCGAATTGGCGAGTCGAAGATGGGACCTTGGTCGCCGACCAGGGAGAAAACGGATTGCTTTGTACGACCGTCCCGTTCCGCAATTACGAACTGCAAGTCGAGTTCTGGGCCGACGAGAGCACCAACAGCGGCGTGTTCCTTCGCACGCCACCCAAACCGACCGATCCGGGAAAGGATTGTTTCGAACTCAATATCGCTCCCGTTACCAATGCCTTTCCTACGGGTTCGTTTGTTTACCGACAGAAAGTTTCAGAGCAAGTCGATGCACCGAAGTCCCGAGAGTGGCACCGCTTTCAGGTGTTGTTGGAAGGTGACAAGGCGAAAGTTTGGTTGGATGGAAAAGAGTGCTTGTCCTACACCGACCCTACGAACTTGAACAAGGGACGCATCGGGTTGCAATTCCGTGAAGGGAAGGTGGCATTCCGGAATATCAAATTGAGGCCGATTGGCGACACCATTTTGCCTGGCAAGCAAGAGGCGTTTCTACCCGCCGTGAAAGTGGAAGCTAGCTGGGGAAGCGATGGATCTCTCACGATTGTCGGAGGTCGAGGTCACGTGGAGACGAAACGGCAATTGGGGAACGGGTTTGTGCAGTTTGCAGCGACGACCCTTACCTCGAATGTCAACTCCGGCGTGTTTTTTCGATGTATCCCCGGGGAAGATATGAATGGTTACGAGTGCCAATTGCACCATGGATTCAAGGCGGATCGGACAGATCCGGTCGATTCAGGCACCGGTGCGATTTTCCGACGACAGGCAGCCCGAGCGGTATTGTCTGACGAAGGTAAGAAAGCATTCGTCACAATCGTTGCAGAAGGGCCACGCATTGCCACTTGGGTGCATGGCGTCCAAGTGGTGGATTGGGAAGACACGCGCAAGGCAGATCCCAATCCACGCCGCGGGTTGCGAACCGAGGCAGGTAGCTTGATGTTGCAGGGGCATGACCCTGCCAGTCAAGTTCGCTTCGAGACGTTGCGGCTTGGCGATACCGACTGA
- a CDS encoding TolC family protein — protein MVVREQLRKWIVAGCVGVSCIAGCKPTERFRAWKDNSNVSYFQDYVTRIEYPDVAAPLDPQLVDAPLPLAIENPSDLPTYDLTLQDAIQQALQTSEVLRNLGGSVVNAPQAQSTQLDPALSDVNPLGGVEAALAAFDAQVSSQLYWQKNDRPNNNTFIQFVPSAFRQTSGTYVNELSKRTATGASYALRTNVIYDRNNNPTRFFPSDFTGFIEAEWRQPLMRGAGTTYNRIAGPNGQIGQYNGVLIARINTDISIADFETGVVRLINDVEGAYWELYFAYRALDAIADGRESSLKTWQRVNELRRVGRKGGEPDAEGQARSNFYIFTSQLNDGLSGPNGLYAAEQRLRYIMGLPPSDGRLIKPSDEPLQAEVAFDWQSAMSDALTQRVEVRRQEWTVKRRELELIAARLNRRPRLDALTQYRWRGLGDHLIDERDPNNEFNSFSQSLLEGNYQEWQAGLEWQYNIGLRQASAAVRHAQLNLAREMALLKEQQLRISHDLSNASRQISRSYLQMQTNYNRIEADNQAVEALRQRYEGGLTDIVFLLQAQQRLATSTSDFYRSLVDYNLALRDFHREKGSLLSYNQVNLSEDALDGSAVRAAYDRGRYFTPRDNPEEVVVGGRVSNGAFDPSTVGTPSLSTPVVEAVPTPIGEE, from the coding sequence ATGGTAGTTCGCGAGCAATTGAGAAAATGGATCGTTGCCGGTTGTGTTGGGGTAAGCTGCATCGCCGGTTGCAAGCCCACCGAGCGATTTCGCGCCTGGAAAGACAACTCGAACGTTTCGTACTTCCAAGATTACGTAACGCGGATTGAATATCCCGATGTCGCTGCACCGCTCGATCCGCAACTAGTCGATGCACCGTTGCCTCTCGCGATCGAGAATCCGAGCGATCTCCCGACATACGACCTCACCTTGCAAGACGCGATTCAGCAAGCGCTCCAAACCAGCGAAGTGCTCCGCAACTTGGGCGGTTCGGTCGTGAACGCCCCTCAAGCTCAGTCGACCCAGCTCGATCCGGCATTGAGCGACGTGAACCCACTCGGTGGTGTTGAGGCTGCCCTTGCTGCGTTCGATGCGCAGGTCTCTTCGCAGTTGTACTGGCAAAAGAACGATCGCCCCAACAACAACACGTTTATTCAGTTCGTTCCCTCGGCATTCCGCCAGACGTCGGGAACCTACGTGAACGAGTTGTCTAAGCGAACGGCGACCGGTGCATCGTACGCATTGCGCACCAATGTGATTTACGACCGCAACAACAACCCCACTCGATTCTTCCCGAGCGACTTCACGGGATTCATCGAAGCCGAATGGCGACAACCGTTAATGCGTGGAGCGGGGACAACGTATAATCGTATCGCGGGCCCGAACGGGCAAATCGGTCAGTACAACGGCGTTCTCATCGCACGTATCAACACCGACATCTCCATCGCCGACTTCGAGACGGGCGTCGTGAGACTGATCAACGATGTGGAAGGCGCCTACTGGGAACTCTATTTTGCTTACCGAGCGCTCGATGCCATCGCCGATGGACGAGAAAGCTCCTTGAAGACTTGGCAACGCGTCAACGAACTCCGTCGAGTCGGTCGAAAGGGTGGCGAGCCGGACGCCGAAGGGCAAGCTCGCTCGAACTTCTACATCTTTACATCCCAGCTCAACGACGGTCTCTCCGGTCCCAACGGGTTGTACGCGGCGGAGCAACGGCTTCGGTACATTATGGGATTGCCACCATCGGACGGCCGGCTGATCAAACCATCCGACGAACCTCTTCAGGCTGAAGTGGCATTCGACTGGCAATCGGCCATGTCAGACGCTTTGACCCAACGGGTTGAAGTTCGCCGGCAAGAATGGACCGTGAAGCGACGAGAACTGGAATTGATCGCTGCCCGACTGAATCGCAGACCGCGACTCGATGCTCTCACCCAGTACCGTTGGCGAGGGTTGGGAGACCATTTGATCGACGAACGGGATCCCAACAACGAGTTCAACAGCTTCTCTCAAAGCCTGCTCGAAGGTAACTACCAAGAGTGGCAAGCGGGTCTCGAGTGGCAATACAACATCGGGCTTCGCCAAGCCTCGGCAGCCGTCCGTCACGCGCAACTCAATTTGGCCCGAGAAATGGCCTTGCTCAAAGAGCAGCAACTGAGGATCTCGCACGATCTGAGCAACGCATCGAGACAGATTTCCCGTAGCTATCTGCAAATGCAGACCAATTACAATCGAATCGAGGCGGACAACCAGGCTGTCGAAGCGTTGAGACAGCGGTATGAAGGTGGGCTTACCGACATTGTGTTCCTCTTGCAAGCACAACAGCGACTAGCAACCAGTACGAGCGACTTTTATCGATCTCTCGTCGACTACAACTTGGCTCTTCGCGATTTCCACCGCGAAAAAGGTTCGTTGCTGTCTTACAACCAAGTCAACTTGTCGGAAGACGCGCTCGACGGTTCTGCGGTCCGAGCCGCATACGATCGAGGACGTTACTTCACGCCACGCGACAATCCAGAAGAAGTCGTCGTAGGAGGCCGAGTCAGCAATGGAGCGTTTGATCCAAGCACCGTTGGAACTCCCTCGTTGTCAACACCCGTTGTCGAAGCCGTTCCGACGCCGATAGGCGAAGAGTAG